The following proteins are encoded in a genomic region of Clostridium kluyveri:
- a CDS encoding DHA2 family efflux MFS transporter permease subunit: MTKQQKSTLIVLMLGAFLSVLNQTLINPALPSIMLETGVSATTAQWLVSGFTLVNAIVIAISAFLMDRFSTRKLFISIFVLFFAGSLLASWGANFAMLLIGRILQAICAGVMLPMSMTVLLLLFPHEKRGSAMGLYNLVLMFAPAIGPVISGILTDKIGWHVMFLIMAALAAVVILVAAVAMKNFGETKKVSLDKWSVTLSSLGLFCLLYGFSLFGHTMTMPAAVALIVVGAIVLFVFARRQLRLEQPFLQIRVLWDKRFLAGITISMLIQASLAAAGITLPIYIQTVRGLSATISGTVIMPGAILGAAFGYFAGKLHDRFGARYVAITGVFLVTLGSVGMVLFDFHTSVVFMIVSYAVRSVGLMLANTPINTWSISTLSDKVLHHGNAVSSTLRQVAATLCTAIMVSAMSLVSAFSTSQGELRSQMAGIRITYCLSVAIGLVALFIVIVKVKDGKNAIVTPENTSFELDIAMKDDPYTVSRYDTLEQVVEKFIDYRTSGLPVVDGEKRIVGFISDGDVLRYMAKQDVHFGAGSYSLFLPDTESFTAKAKNLLQMNVMEIASRHIITAPRSTPLLEVCRLISERKLNKLPVTQDGVLIGTVSRGDIMRELMKRLPLGEDKL; encoded by the coding sequence ATGACAAAGCAACAAAAAAGCACTCTTATCGTGCTTATGCTTGGTGCGTTTCTATCGGTACTTAACCAAACACTTATAAATCCCGCACTTCCATCAATTATGCTTGAGACAGGTGTAAGTGCCACGACCGCGCAGTGGCTCGTGTCGGGTTTTACGCTTGTCAATGCGATTGTTATCGCAATCTCGGCATTTCTTATGGACAGGTTTTCGACGAGGAAGCTGTTCATATCGATTTTCGTCCTGTTCTTTGCTGGAAGCCTGTTAGCATCATGGGGTGCGAACTTTGCTATGCTCCTCATCGGACGTATACTTCAGGCCATATGTGCGGGAGTAATGCTACCGATGTCGATGACAGTTCTATTACTCCTCTTTCCGCACGAAAAGCGCGGCTCGGCAATGGGGCTGTATAACCTTGTACTTATGTTTGCGCCGGCAATTGGTCCCGTCATCTCGGGTATTCTCACAGACAAAATAGGCTGGCATGTGATGTTCCTAATTATGGCGGCATTAGCAGCGGTGGTAATACTTGTCGCGGCGGTCGCTATGAAAAATTTCGGTGAAACAAAGAAGGTTTCGCTTGACAAATGGTCGGTCACTTTATCATCCCTCGGGCTGTTCTGCTTACTGTATGGTTTTTCACTGTTCGGGCATACCATGACAATGCCTGCCGCTGTTGCTTTAATTGTCGTGGGGGCTATTGTACTATTTGTATTCGCTCGTCGACAGTTGAGACTTGAACAACCGTTCTTGCAAATCCGAGTGCTGTGGGATAAACGATTCCTGGCAGGGATAACTATTTCAATGCTCATACAGGCTTCGCTTGCGGCAGCTGGTATTACCCTGCCGATTTATATTCAAACGGTGCGTGGTTTATCTGCTACAATATCGGGTACTGTAATAATGCCCGGTGCCATCTTGGGAGCGGCATTCGGGTATTTTGCGGGAAAACTCCACGACCGTTTTGGTGCACGTTACGTTGCCATTACAGGCGTGTTCTTGGTGACTTTGGGCTCGGTGGGAATGGTACTGTTCGACTTTCATACATCAGTGGTATTTATGATAGTCAGTTACGCCGTGCGATCTGTCGGGCTTATGCTTGCCAATACGCCAATAAACACTTGGTCAATCAGCACCCTCTCCGATAAAGTTTTGCATCACGGCAACGCCGTGTCCAGTACATTGCGTCAGGTTGCAGCGACGCTCTGCACCGCAATTATGGTGTCTGCAATGTCGCTTGTGTCCGCGTTCTCCACTAGCCAAGGTGAGTTGCGATCCCAAATGGCAGGGATTCGCATTACTTACTGCCTAAGTGTCGCTATTGGACTCGTTGCTCTTTTTATAGTTATCGTCAAGGTAAAGGATGGAAAGAACGCCATTGTTACACCCGAAAATACGTCATTTGAACTTGACATAGCAATGAAAGACGACCCATACACGGTTTCCCGTTATGATACTTTAGAGCAGGTTGTCGAAAAATTCATCGACTATCGCACAAGCGGCTTGCCCGTTGTTGACGGGGAAAAGCGCATTGTCGGATTTATCTCGGACGGCGATGTTTTACGGTATATGGCAAAACAAGATGTGCATTTCGGTGCGGGATCTTATTCGTTGTTCTTGCCGGACACAGAGAGTTTCACAGCCAAAGCCAAGAATCTGTTGCAGATGAATGTAATGGAAATCGCGTCAAGGCACATCATAACCGCTCCACGCAGTACACCGTTACTTGAAGTTTGCCGTCTTATTTCCGAACGCAAGCTAAACAAACTGCCCGTGACGCAAGATGGCGTCCTCATCGGAACAGTCAGCCGAGGCGATATTATGAGGGAATTGATGAAGCGTCTACCATTAGGGGAGGATAAGCTATGA